One window of Electrophorus electricus isolate fEleEle1 chromosome 24, fEleEle1.pri, whole genome shotgun sequence genomic DNA carries:
- the mapre1b gene encoding microtubule-associated protein RP/EB family member 1b isoform X1 has translation MRVNVSKTAAVASTCGKDMAVNVYSTSVTSDNLSRHDMLAWINESLQMNLTKIELLCSGAAYCQFMDMLFPGCVPLKKVKFSAKLEHEYIHNFKLLQAGFKKMGVDKIIPVDKLIKGKFQDNFEFVQWFKKFFDANYDGKEYDPVEARQGQDTMPVPNPSMSALNKPKKILNTAPQRAAVAKVTPKMAPSSGRRPGAGGDDEKAELIQEVNLLKSTIQDMEKERDFYFGKLRNIELICQEKESEGDPTLQRIVDILYATDEGFVIPDAESEDQEEF, from the exons ATGCGTGTAAACGTGTCCAAAACGGCCGCGGTAGCGAGTACGTGTGGTAAG GACAtggctgtaaatgtatattCCACCTCAGTCACAAGTGACAACCTGAGCCGCCATGATATGCTCGCATGGATCAATGAATCTTTACAGATGAACCTCACCAAGATCGAGCTGCTATGTTCGG GTGCGGCCTATTGTCAGTTCATGGACATGCTCTTCCCTGGCTGTGTGCCTTTAAAGAAAGTAAAATTTTCAGCCAAGTTAGAGCATGAGTACATTCACAATTTTAAGCTATTGCAAGCTGGCTTCAAGAAAATGGGTGTTGACAAA ATCATCCCAGTCGACAAGTTGATAAAGGGCAAGTTCCAGGACAACTTTGAGTTTGTTCAGTGGTTTAAGAAGTTCTTCGATGCAAACTACGACGGCAAGGAGTACGACCCAGTGGAGGCACGGCAGGGCCAGGACACCATGCCTGTGCCCAACCCTTCCATGTCTGCCCTCAACAAGCCCAAGAAAATCTTGAACACAG CACCACAGAGGGCAGCTGTTGCCAAGGTAACACCCAAGATGGCGCCCAGCTCTGGACGAAGACCAGGTGCCGGTGGGGATGACGAGAAAGCAGAACTTATCCAGGAG GTTAACCTGCTGAAGTCTACAATCCAGGACATGGAGAAGGAGCGGGATTTCTATTTTGGCAAGCTGAGGAACATAGAGTTGATCTGTcaagagaaggagagcgagggagaccCCACCTTGCAGAGGATCGTGGATATTCTCTATGCCACAGAC GAGGGCTTTGTCATACCGGATGCTGAATCGGAGGACCAGGAGGAGTTCTAA
- the mapre1b gene encoding microtubule-associated protein RP/EB family member 1b isoform X2, whose amino-acid sequence MDMAVNVYSTSVTSDNLSRHDMLAWINESLQMNLTKIELLCSGAAYCQFMDMLFPGCVPLKKVKFSAKLEHEYIHNFKLLQAGFKKMGVDKIIPVDKLIKGKFQDNFEFVQWFKKFFDANYDGKEYDPVEARQGQDTMPVPNPSMSALNKPKKILNTAPQRAAVAKVTPKMAPSSGRRPGAGGDDEKAELIQEVNLLKSTIQDMEKERDFYFGKLRNIELICQEKESEGDPTLQRIVDILYATDEGFVIPDAESEDQEEF is encoded by the exons ATG GACAtggctgtaaatgtatattCCACCTCAGTCACAAGTGACAACCTGAGCCGCCATGATATGCTCGCATGGATCAATGAATCTTTACAGATGAACCTCACCAAGATCGAGCTGCTATGTTCGG GTGCGGCCTATTGTCAGTTCATGGACATGCTCTTCCCTGGCTGTGTGCCTTTAAAGAAAGTAAAATTTTCAGCCAAGTTAGAGCATGAGTACATTCACAATTTTAAGCTATTGCAAGCTGGCTTCAAGAAAATGGGTGTTGACAAA ATCATCCCAGTCGACAAGTTGATAAAGGGCAAGTTCCAGGACAACTTTGAGTTTGTTCAGTGGTTTAAGAAGTTCTTCGATGCAAACTACGACGGCAAGGAGTACGACCCAGTGGAGGCACGGCAGGGCCAGGACACCATGCCTGTGCCCAACCCTTCCATGTCTGCCCTCAACAAGCCCAAGAAAATCTTGAACACAG CACCACAGAGGGCAGCTGTTGCCAAGGTAACACCCAAGATGGCGCCCAGCTCTGGACGAAGACCAGGTGCCGGTGGGGATGACGAGAAAGCAGAACTTATCCAGGAG GTTAACCTGCTGAAGTCTACAATCCAGGACATGGAGAAGGAGCGGGATTTCTATTTTGGCAAGCTGAGGAACATAGAGTTGATCTGTcaagagaaggagagcgagggagaccCCACCTTGCAGAGGATCGTGGATATTCTCTATGCCACAGAC GAGGGCTTTGTCATACCGGATGCTGAATCGGAGGACCAGGAGGAGTTCTAA
- the mapre1b gene encoding microtubule-associated protein RP/EB family member 1b isoform X3: MAVNVYSTSVTSDNLSRHDMLAWINESLQMNLTKIELLCSGAAYCQFMDMLFPGCVPLKKVKFSAKLEHEYIHNFKLLQAGFKKMGVDKIIPVDKLIKGKFQDNFEFVQWFKKFFDANYDGKEYDPVEARQGQDTMPVPNPSMSALNKPKKILNTAPQRAAVAKVTPKMAPSSGRRPGAGGDDEKAELIQEVNLLKSTIQDMEKERDFYFGKLRNIELICQEKESEGDPTLQRIVDILYATDEGFVIPDAESEDQEEF; the protein is encoded by the exons AtggctgtaaatgtatattCCACCTCAGTCACAAGTGACAACCTGAGCCGCCATGATATGCTCGCATGGATCAATGAATCTTTACAGATGAACCTCACCAAGATCGAGCTGCTATGTTCGG GTGCGGCCTATTGTCAGTTCATGGACATGCTCTTCCCTGGCTGTGTGCCTTTAAAGAAAGTAAAATTTTCAGCCAAGTTAGAGCATGAGTACATTCACAATTTTAAGCTATTGCAAGCTGGCTTCAAGAAAATGGGTGTTGACAAA ATCATCCCAGTCGACAAGTTGATAAAGGGCAAGTTCCAGGACAACTTTGAGTTTGTTCAGTGGTTTAAGAAGTTCTTCGATGCAAACTACGACGGCAAGGAGTACGACCCAGTGGAGGCACGGCAGGGCCAGGACACCATGCCTGTGCCCAACCCTTCCATGTCTGCCCTCAACAAGCCCAAGAAAATCTTGAACACAG CACCACAGAGGGCAGCTGTTGCCAAGGTAACACCCAAGATGGCGCCCAGCTCTGGACGAAGACCAGGTGCCGGTGGGGATGACGAGAAAGCAGAACTTATCCAGGAG GTTAACCTGCTGAAGTCTACAATCCAGGACATGGAGAAGGAGCGGGATTTCTATTTTGGCAAGCTGAGGAACATAGAGTTGATCTGTcaagagaaggagagcgagggagaccCCACCTTGCAGAGGATCGTGGATATTCTCTATGCCACAGAC GAGGGCTTTGTCATACCGGATGCTGAATCGGAGGACCAGGAGGAGTTCTAA